A single Mangrovimonas sp. YM274 DNA region contains:
- a CDS encoding transcriptional regulator — protein MTSIITGDIINSRSLEPNEWMPALKGALTLYGGTPQQWEIYRGDSFQLETPPDTALEAAILIKASIKQLKKIDARLAIGLGEKSYTANKITESNGTAFINSGKCFEQLKKTTLAIQSPFSQLDQTLNIMFDLALLSMNNWTPTSARLLKAALEHPNMNQIELADMFDTTQGNISQGLKRAGHDEIVKLINYYKSQITQL, from the coding sequence ATGACCAGCATTATAACTGGCGATATTATAAATTCAAGAAGCCTAGAGCCCAATGAATGGATGCCTGCTCTCAAAGGAGCACTAACACTCTATGGAGGCACTCCACAACAATGGGAAATTTACAGAGGTGACAGCTTTCAACTGGAAACACCCCCGGACACAGCTCTTGAAGCCGCCATTTTAATAAAAGCCTCTATAAAACAGCTAAAAAAAATAGACGCTAGATTGGCCATAGGCCTTGGAGAGAAAAGTTATACAGCAAACAAAATCACCGAATCCAATGGTACTGCTTTTATCAATTCCGGCAAGTGTTTTGAGCAATTAAAGAAAACCACCTTAGCTATACAATCGCCATTTTCTCAACTAGACCAAACCTTGAATATCATGTTTGACCTAGCATTGCTAAGCATGAACAATTGGACACCCACTTCAGCACGTTTACTAAAAGCAGCCTTAGAACATCCTAACATGAACCAGATAGAATTGGCGGATATGTTTGATACCACACAAGGCAATATCAGTCAAGGCTTAAAACGCGCTGGACATGACGAGATTGTAAAACTTATAAACTACTACAAGTCCCAAATCACACAACTATGA
- the mscL gene encoding large conductance mechanosensitive channel protein MscL has protein sequence MKLIKEFKEFAVKGNMIDMAVGIIIGASFNKVVDVLVKNVFMPPLSLLSNGINFEDKRIILREAVIDVSGKVVSEEVAIGYGAFLETLLDFLIVGFTVFIVVKFMNRLRNRAQNTADKTVATPKDIELLSQLNTLMEEQNSLLKARLKD, from the coding sequence ATGAAATTAATAAAAGAATTTAAGGAATTTGCAGTAAAAGGAAATATGATTGATATGGCAGTAGGGATCATCATAGGGGCTTCCTTCAATAAAGTTGTTGATGTGTTGGTTAAAAATGTGTTTATGCCGCCTTTATCCCTGTTGTCAAATGGGATTAATTTTGAGGACAAACGCATAATACTAAGGGAAGCTGTAATAGATGTTTCCGGTAAAGTTGTTTCTGAAGAAGTTGCTATTGGTTATGGGGCATTTTTGGAAACCTTATTGGATTTTTTAATTGTTGGGTTTACCGTATTTATTGTGGTGAAGTTTATGAATCGTCTTCGCAATCGAGCTCAAAATACTGCAGATAAGACTGTGGCAACGCCTAAGGATATTGAGTTGCTGTCTCAGTTAAACACGCTTATGGAAGAACAAAACAGCCTTTTAAAGGCCCGTTTAAAAGATTGA
- a CDS encoding glutathione peroxidase, whose translation MKKILVLMLAVIVVNCKHAAKEQETVNVSEEEHRNEMPMEKEQIYQFKVADLYGNPFDFSSLKGKKIMIVNTASECGLTPQYAQLQELYDEFKDENFTIVGFPANNFGRQEPGTNSQIASFCKENYGVTFPMMGKISVKGDDIHEVYQFLTQKSRNGLEDSEVQWNFQKYLLDEQGHLVRVIAPKTLPIDESIINWIKE comes from the coding sequence ATGAAAAAGATCTTAGTATTAATGTTGGCAGTAATAGTTGTGAACTGTAAACATGCCGCCAAGGAACAGGAAACAGTAAACGTTTCCGAGGAAGAACATAGAAATGAGATGCCAATGGAAAAGGAGCAGATTTACCAGTTTAAAGTTGCCGATTTATATGGAAATCCTTTTGACTTTTCTTCCCTAAAAGGAAAGAAAATCATGATTGTCAATACAGCCAGTGAATGTGGTTTGACCCCTCAATATGCCCAGTTGCAAGAATTGTATGATGAGTTCAAGGATGAAAATTTCACTATTGTAGGATTTCCTGCCAATAATTTTGGACGTCAAGAACCTGGTACCAATAGCCAAATTGCGTCTTTTTGCAAAGAAAATTATGGAGTTACTTTTCCTATGATGGGTAAAATATCGGTAAAGGGAGATGATATCCACGAAGTCTATCAATTTTTAACGCAAAAATCCAGAAATGGTTTGGAAGACTCAGAAGTGCAATGGAACTTTCAAAAGTACCTTTTGGATGAACAGGGACACCTAGTAAGGGTAATTGCTCCAAAGACATTGCCTA
- a CDS encoding DUF3307 domain-containing protein, whose translation MIHLIIKLMLAHILGDFVLQPAKWVADKEAKTYKSKYLYWHIAIHFALLILLLRADSSYWIGILSITISHYVIDLLKLQFRNQKNNRLLFVLDQLAHIAVITAIAYAYAPVQFSFSELLNSKVLLFICCLLGITSVSSVIMKTVISKWQLEEDTIDESLESAGAYIGILERLFVFAFILMGYWAGIGFLIAAKSVFRFGDLSKAKDRKLTEYILIGTLLSFGLAIMFSMAYKFALRLL comes from the coding sequence ATGATTCACCTAATTATCAAACTAATGCTTGCCCATATCCTTGGGGATTTTGTATTGCAACCCGCCAAATGGGTAGCCGACAAGGAAGCAAAAACTTATAAATCCAAATACCTTTATTGGCATATTGCCATTCATTTTGCCTTGCTTATACTTTTGTTAAGAGCAGATAGCTCCTATTGGATAGGCATCTTAAGCATTACCATATCCCATTACGTCATCGATTTGTTAAAACTGCAATTCAGAAATCAAAAGAACAACCGACTTCTATTTGTTTTAGACCAATTAGCCCACATAGCAGTAATTACAGCGATAGCCTACGCCTACGCTCCTGTACAGTTCAGCTTCAGTGAGTTGCTCAACAGCAAAGTACTTCTATTTATTTGCTGCCTATTAGGAATCACATCGGTCTCTTCGGTTATTATGAAAACGGTGATCTCCAAATGGCAATTGGAAGAAGACACCATAGACGAATCCTTGGAAAGCGCCGGTGCCTACATTGGCATATTAGAACGTCTGTTTGTATTCGCCTTTATATTAATGGGCTATTGGGCCGGCATTGGCTTTTTAATAGCTGCCAAATCCGTATTTAGGTTTGGAGACCTTTCTAAAGCCAAAGACCGAAAATTAACCGAATATATCCTAATAGGCACTCTTTTAAGCTTTGGTTTGGCTATCATGTTCAGCATGGCCTATAAATTTGCTCTTAGGTTGTTGTAG